A single genomic interval of Mucilaginibacter robiniae harbors:
- a CDS encoding aceric acid hydrolase, with amino-acid sequence MARIGWMLGVGLLLGSFHQATAQNKALVNTAASPYAKLSSLNMGDVNWTKGFWADRFQVCKDTMIPNLWKIYTDPKIGHAYQNFEIAAGLEDGDHEGPPFQDGDFYKLLEAMARMYSTTHNPKLNALMDRTITLIAKAQRPDGYIFTPTLIEQRNHPDKAKSFADRLNFETYNLGHLMTAACVHYRTTGKTTLLNIAIKATDYLYKFYKTASPELARNAICPSHYMGVVEMYRTTHNPKYLELSEKLIDIRGLMTEGTDDNQDRIPFRQQTQAMGHAVRANYLFAGAADVYMESGDTTLMHTLNLMWNDVVNRKMYITGGCGALYDGVSPDGTEYEMKNVQQVHQAYGRDYQLPNFTAHNETCANIGNVLWNWRMLQATGKAQYADVMELALYNSVLSGISLNGKNFLYTNPLSFSDNLPFSQRWSKDRIGYIALSNCCPPNVVRTISEVSDYTYSTSDKGLWFNLYGGNTLNTQLKDGSTLKLSEETEYPWNGNIQIKVSQAPDKAFSMFFRIPGWCSGASLKVNGQVVNTSLASGTYAEVNRNWKAGDKVELDLPMPVKLMEANPLVEETRNQVAVKRGPVVYCLESVDLPKDQKVFNITLPVKNNLKPEMITIDNSPVMSLTGKANVKKENNWQNQLYREVSTHEGEVGVRLVPYYAWGNRGHVDMETWIPMDH; translated from the coding sequence ATGGCAAGAATAGGTTGGATGTTGGGTGTTGGATTATTGCTCGGGAGTTTTCATCAGGCAACTGCTCAAAATAAGGCTTTAGTAAATACAGCTGCAAGTCCGTATGCTAAGCTGAGTAGTTTGAATATGGGTGATGTAAACTGGACCAAAGGCTTTTGGGCTGACCGGTTTCAGGTATGTAAGGATACCATGATTCCTAATTTGTGGAAGATTTATACGGATCCTAAAATAGGGCATGCCTACCAGAATTTTGAAATTGCGGCAGGTTTAGAGGATGGGGATCATGAAGGCCCTCCGTTTCAAGACGGCGATTTTTATAAATTGCTGGAAGCAATGGCCCGTATGTACAGTACTACACACAATCCTAAGCTGAATGCTTTGATGGATCGTACCATTACACTGATTGCAAAAGCACAGCGGCCTGATGGGTATATATTTACGCCAACACTGATTGAACAGCGTAACCATCCTGATAAAGCAAAATCTTTTGCCGATCGTCTGAACTTTGAAACCTATAACTTAGGTCACCTCATGACGGCGGCTTGTGTGCATTACCGGACTACGGGTAAAACTACGTTATTAAACATAGCTATCAAAGCAACGGATTACTTATACAAGTTCTACAAAACGGCTTCGCCGGAGTTGGCGCGTAATGCCATCTGTCCTTCCCATTACATGGGTGTGGTAGAGATGTATCGGACTACCCATAACCCTAAGTATTTAGAGCTATCTGAAAAGTTGATCGACATACGTGGTTTGATGACGGAAGGTACTGATGATAATCAGGACCGTATTCCTTTTCGGCAACAAACGCAGGCAATGGGGCATGCTGTAAGAGCAAATTACTTGTTTGCTGGGGCTGCTGATGTGTACATGGAGAGCGGTGATACTACACTGATGCATACGCTTAACCTCATGTGGAACGATGTAGTAAACCGTAAAATGTATATAACAGGCGGTTGCGGTGCCTTGTACGATGGGGTATCACCCGATGGTACTGAGTACGAGATGAAAAACGTGCAGCAGGTACACCAGGCTTATGGGCGTGATTATCAACTGCCCAACTTTACTGCTCACAATGAAACCTGCGCTAACATTGGCAACGTGCTTTGGAATTGGCGTATGTTGCAAGCTACCGGTAAAGCGCAGTATGCTGACGTAATGGAACTGGCCTTATATAACAGTGTACTATCGGGCATCAGCCTGAATGGTAAAAACTTTTTATATACTAACCCATTAAGCTTTTCAGATAATTTACCATTCAGTCAGCGATGGTCAAAAGATAGGATAGGGTATATTGCACTATCCAACTGTTGTCCGCCTAATGTGGTACGTACTATTTCGGAGGTAAGTGATTATACTTACAGCACATCCGATAAAGGCTTGTGGTTTAACTTGTATGGTGGTAATACTTTAAACACGCAGTTAAAAGATGGCTCAACACTGAAGTTAAGCGAAGAAACTGAATACCCTTGGAATGGCAATATACAAATCAAGGTTAGCCAGGCACCTGATAAAGCTTTTTCTATGTTTTTCCGTATTCCGGGTTGGTGTTCTGGAGCAAGTTTGAAAGTAAACGGGCAAGTGGTAAATACTTCCCTCGCTTCAGGTACTTATGCCGAAGTAAACCGTAACTGGAAAGCTGGAGACAAGGTAGAACTCGACTTGCCTATGCCTGTCAAACTAATGGAAGCTAACCCGCTGGTAGAAGAAACCCGGAACCAGGTAGCCGTAAAGCGTGGCCCGGTAGTTTACTGTCTGGAGTCGGTTGATTTGCCTAAAGATCAGAAAGTGTTTAATATTACTTTACCGGTGAAGAATAACTTAAAGCCAGAGATGATAACGATTGATAATAGCCCTGTCATGAGCTTAACCGGAAAGGCTAACGTTAAAAAAGAGAACAATTGGCAAAATCAACTTTATCGTGAAGTATCAACGCATGAAGGTGAAGTAGGAGTCCGTTTGGTTCCATATTATGCGTGGGGGAACCGTGGGCATGTGGATATGGAAACATGGATACCTATGGATCATTAA
- a CDS encoding sialate O-acetylesterase, producing the protein MNLSTIIKSTLTLTTILFCSLCINAQPKLASIFTDDMVLQQQMQVPVWGWDVAGKTVKVTTSWNGKSYTTKADGTGKWKVKVATPSAGGPYNLTISNGKAIKLNNVLIGEVWICTGQSNMEMPMKGFKGQALIGTNEAILKSKNNNIRIYTVPRSSKTELQENSKPSPWHVAGPEFVSNFSATGYYFGRLLNEILNVPIGLINDSYSGSSIEAWMDPDVLKAFPEIKIPAKTDSIKAVSRTPTTLYKGMIYPVIGYGIKGCIWYQGESNYDRPDQYEKLFPAMVAKWRDLWNEGNFPFYYAQIAPYDYAQLPPYNSGGKYNSAYLRDAQRKSVKVIPNSNMAVLMDIGEQATIHPSHKEPGGTRLAYLALAQTYGIKGFDAISPSYDAMTITGNIAVLKFENAANGLTSYGKELNTFEIAGKDKVFHPAKAVINGSSVSVSAPDVKEPVAVRYAFRDFVIGDLYSTGGLPVSSFRTDSW; encoded by the coding sequence ATGAATCTGAGTACCATTATTAAAAGTACACTTACATTAACTACAATTCTATTCTGTTCCTTGTGCATCAATGCTCAACCCAAACTAGCATCAATATTTACTGATGATATGGTGCTACAACAGCAAATGCAAGTACCGGTGTGGGGTTGGGATGTTGCAGGTAAAACAGTTAAAGTAACTACCTCTTGGAATGGTAAAAGTTACACGACTAAAGCCGATGGTACAGGCAAATGGAAAGTTAAAGTAGCTACGCCAAGTGCAGGGGGCCCGTATAATTTAACTATTAGCAATGGTAAAGCCATCAAATTGAATAATGTACTTATTGGTGAAGTATGGATATGCACTGGGCAATCTAACATGGAAATGCCCATGAAGGGTTTTAAGGGGCAGGCGCTTATCGGCACAAATGAAGCTATATTAAAATCTAAAAACAATAACATCCGCATATACACGGTTCCGCGTTCTTCAAAAACCGAACTGCAAGAAAACAGCAAACCATCACCCTGGCATGTGGCCGGTCCTGAATTTGTAAGCAATTTTAGTGCTACCGGTTACTATTTCGGTCGGTTACTGAATGAAATACTTAATGTACCCATTGGCTTAATTAATGATAGCTACAGTGGTTCATCTATTGAAGCCTGGATGGATCCGGATGTACTTAAAGCTTTTCCCGAAATTAAAATCCCGGCTAAAACAGATTCTATCAAAGCGGTAAGCCGCACTCCTACTACGTTGTACAAGGGTATGATATATCCGGTTATAGGCTATGGCATTAAGGGCTGTATCTGGTATCAGGGCGAATCTAATTACGACCGGCCTGACCAATACGAAAAACTATTTCCAGCTATGGTAGCCAAATGGAGAGATTTGTGGAATGAAGGCAATTTCCCGTTCTATTATGCACAAATTGCACCTTATGATTATGCCCAGCTACCACCTTATAATTCAGGCGGGAAATATAATTCAGCTTACTTACGTGATGCGCAACGCAAATCGGTTAAAGTGATTCCTAACAGTAACATGGCGGTGTTGATGGATATTGGCGAACAAGCTACCATTCACCCATCCCACAAAGAACCTGGCGGCACCCGGCTGGCTTATTTAGCCCTGGCACAAACTTACGGTATAAAAGGTTTTGATGCAATTAGTCCATCTTACGACGCTATGACCATTACGGGTAACATTGCCGTACTAAAGTTTGAAAATGCAGCTAATGGATTGACCTCCTACGGCAAAGAATTAAATACTTTTGAAATTGCTGGTAAAGACAAAGTTTTTCACCCAGCAAAAGCTGTTATTAATGGCAGTTCTGTCTCTGTATCAGCACCTGATGTAAAAGAACCTGTGGCTGTACGCTATGCTTTTCGCGATTTTGTTATAGGTGATTTATATAGCACTGGCGGATTACCAGTATCTTCGTTTCGAACTGATTCCTGGTAA
- the fbp gene encoding class 1 fructose-bisphosphatase — MKSIKTLGQFIIEKQADHPYAKGELSRLLRDIGIAAKIVNREVNKAGLANILGDAGSVNIQGEGQKMLDIYANEQFISALTSGGECCIVVSEENEDCVYIDNEVSQDAKYIVAIDPLDGSSNIDVNVSVGTIFSIYRRKSTEGRATLEDVLQRGTDQIAAGYIIYGSSTMLVYTTGKGVNGFTLDPSIGEFCLSHPHMQMPKEGNIYSINEGYYAHFPDGVKKYIKYCQVEDAKTHRPYTSRYTGSMVADLHRSLVKGGIYMYPMTAHAPLGKLRLVYECNPMAFLVEQAGGKASNGYERILELEVKEPHQRSAIFIGSENMVNKAEEMIACFSPQGTKRSFEGVVSIQ; from the coding sequence ATGAAATCAATCAAGACGTTAGGGCAGTTCATCATTGAAAAGCAGGCCGATCATCCGTATGCCAAAGGTGAGCTCTCGCGTTTGCTGCGTGACATCGGCATTGCCGCCAAGATCGTCAACCGCGAAGTGAATAAAGCAGGTCTGGCTAACATCCTGGGTGATGCCGGCTCCGTGAACATCCAGGGCGAAGGACAGAAGATGCTCGACATCTATGCCAATGAACAGTTCATCTCGGCCCTGACCTCCGGTGGCGAGTGCTGCATCGTAGTGAGCGAAGAGAACGAAGACTGCGTGTACATTGACAACGAAGTCTCACAAGATGCCAAGTACATCGTAGCCATTGATCCACTGGATGGCTCTTCTAACATCGACGTTAACGTTTCAGTAGGTACCATCTTTTCCATTTACCGCAGAAAGTCTACCGAAGGCAGAGCAACGTTAGAGGACGTGTTGCAGCGCGGCACCGATCAGATCGCAGCAGGTTACATCATCTACGGCTCTTCCACTATGCTGGTCTATACCACCGGCAAAGGGGTAAACGGCTTTACCCTAGACCCTTCTATTGGCGAGTTCTGCCTGTCGCACCCTCACATGCAAATGCCTAAAGAAGGCAATATTTACTCTATCAATGAAGGTTACTACGCGCATTTTCCGGATGGCGTCAAAAAGTACATCAAGTACTGCCAGGTAGAGGATGCCAAAACGCACCGCCCCTACACCTCACGTTACACCGGCTCGATGGTAGCCGACCTGCACCGCAGCTTGGTGAAAGGCGGCATTTACATGTACCCGATGACCGCACATGCACCTTTGGGTAAGCTGCGCCTGGTATATGAATGTAACCCGATGGCCTTTTTAGTAGAGCAAGCCGGTGGCAAAGCCTCGAACGGTTATGAGCGCATCTTGGAGCTGGAGGTCAAAGAGCCGCATCAGCGTTCAGCGATCTTTATTGGCTCAGAAAACATGGTGAACAAAGCTGAAGAGATGATTGCTTGCTTCTCCCCACAAGGCACCAAGCGCTCCTTTGAAGGTGTCGTCTCTATTCAATAA
- a CDS encoding glycosyl hydrolase yields the protein MKKKLLILVTYCCINHTVTDSFAQVRKSTVKKDDLETVFSHPPEEAKPWVFWYWMQASVTEAGITADLEAMKQAGIGGAYLMPIKGVANPPFLTPPVEQLTPQWWHMVRYTFKEADRLGLKLAMHDCDGFALAGGPWITPELSMQKVVWTKTLVKGGQVFNDTLAKLESYKGYYRDIAVFAYPSPQGSGISTQNNTPKVTTSLPEQDVQYLVEPGNKKNFSSADSCWIQLAFDQPFTCRSLIIHTNASNYQSERLLLQVSDDGRSFRTVQRLEPPRHGWQDGDFDITHEILPTTARYFRFVYNKEGSEPGAEDLDFAKWKPSLKLSGIELSAEPRIHQFEGKNGEVWRISTRTTPQQVPDDLCIPKNKIINITDKLDAQGRLHWNAPAGNWTILRIGHTSTGHTNATGGKGSGLECDKFNTEAIKLQFDRWFGEAIRQAGPELAKRVLKIFHVDSWECGSQNWSAEFAQEFKQRRGYDLMPYLPVMAGIPVQSAQKSEQVLADVRQTIAELVVDKFYGTMSKLAHEKGCTFSGESVAPTMTSDGMLHYSQIDIPMGEFWLRSPTHDKPNDLLDAISGGHIYGKNIIQAEAFTELRTMWDEHPAMIKALADRNFAAGINRYVFHVNVHNPWLTRKPGMTLDGIGLFFQRDQTWWKPGHAWVEYVQRCQSLLQLGRPVTDIAVFTGEETPRRAILPDRLVPVLPGLFGSARVESEKLRLANKGTPLRTMPIGVTSGANMTDPDQWVNPLHGYAYDSFNLDALVSLSKVNHGRIELPGGASYKVLVVPGSRRMDPNGNHLSAATLQRLQELVAQGATLIVNPEIPIKQTGSGRVIAAPYLQADLKSAGVDRDVVFKNSSDLNAEDIAWTHRISPGFDIYFIANSLNEQRTINLSLRVAGRVPELFDPVAGTTRPATSWQIQNGRTMLPLTLAPNGSLFVVFRKAATLNKSQSASNNQMVSKPLQTLTPNWQVTFDAQLGGPKTPVTFTNLQDWSHRSEPGIKYYSGTATYQQSFIWNGKKQNDVWLNLGTVNNLAEVYVNGVPCGVAWTAPYRVNVGKALHTGLNQIKIEVTNTWANRLMGDHALPAEQQITWTNAPYRLEGKPLLPAGLLGPVVLEEVNY from the coding sequence ATGAAGAAGAAACTTTTAATACTAGTAACTTATTGCTGCATTAATCATACTGTTACGGATAGCTTTGCACAGGTACGTAAAAGCACTGTTAAAAAAGATGATTTAGAAACAGTGTTTAGCCACCCGCCCGAAGAGGCTAAGCCTTGGGTATTTTGGTACTGGATGCAAGCCAGCGTAACCGAAGCCGGCATCACGGCCGATTTGGAAGCGATGAAGCAGGCTGGTATTGGTGGGGCGTATTTAATGCCTATAAAAGGAGTAGCTAATCCGCCATTCCTTACGCCACCTGTAGAGCAATTAACTCCACAATGGTGGCACATGGTTCGTTATACTTTTAAAGAAGCCGACCGTTTAGGCTTAAAGCTGGCTATGCATGATTGTGATGGTTTTGCTTTGGCTGGTGGCCCCTGGATAACGCCAGAGTTATCTATGCAAAAAGTGGTATGGACAAAAACTTTGGTAAAAGGAGGACAGGTTTTTAATGATACTTTAGCTAAACTTGAAAGCTATAAAGGTTACTATCGTGACATTGCTGTATTTGCTTATCCATCACCACAAGGTTCAGGTATCTCAACCCAAAACAATACTCCTAAAGTAACCACCAGCTTACCTGAGCAGGATGTACAGTATTTAGTGGAACCCGGTAATAAGAAAAACTTTTCATCTGCCGATTCCTGCTGGATACAATTAGCTTTTGATCAGCCTTTTACTTGCCGTTCGTTGATTATACATACCAACGCGAGTAATTACCAGTCTGAACGGTTGTTATTGCAGGTAAGTGATGATGGTAGAAGTTTCCGTACCGTACAACGGCTTGAACCGCCCCGGCATGGCTGGCAAGATGGTGATTTTGATATTACGCATGAAATACTACCCACAACAGCCCGGTATTTTCGGTTTGTTTATAACAAGGAAGGTTCTGAACCTGGCGCAGAAGATTTAGATTTTGCTAAGTGGAAGCCTTCTTTAAAGCTATCAGGAATAGAACTTTCAGCCGAGCCTCGCATTCATCAGTTTGAAGGTAAAAACGGTGAAGTATGGCGTATTAGTACACGTACAACGCCACAGCAAGTACCTGATGATTTGTGCATTCCTAAGAATAAGATTATCAATATTACAGACAAACTTGATGCACAAGGGCGCTTGCACTGGAATGCGCCAGCCGGTAACTGGACTATACTGCGTATAGGGCATACCTCAACAGGGCATACTAATGCTACCGGAGGGAAAGGCAGCGGTTTAGAATGTGATAAGTTTAATACGGAAGCCATCAAGCTACAGTTTGATCGTTGGTTTGGCGAAGCTATACGTCAAGCTGGGCCAGAATTAGCTAAACGAGTATTGAAGATATTCCATGTGGATAGTTGGGAGTGCGGTAGCCAAAATTGGTCGGCAGAGTTTGCGCAAGAATTTAAACAACGCAGAGGATATGATTTAATGCCTTACTTACCAGTAATGGCTGGCATACCAGTACAAAGCGCACAAAAATCAGAACAGGTGCTGGCTGATGTTCGGCAAACCATTGCTGAGTTGGTAGTTGATAAATTTTATGGTACAATGAGTAAACTGGCTCATGAAAAGGGTTGCACTTTTAGCGGTGAAAGTGTAGCCCCAACCATGACTAGTGATGGTATGCTGCATTACAGCCAGATAGATATTCCGATGGGGGAATTTTGGTTGCGTAGCCCAACACACGACAAGCCTAACGATTTGCTCGATGCCATTTCAGGTGGGCATATATATGGAAAAAACATTATTCAGGCAGAAGCTTTTACTGAGTTGCGAACCATGTGGGATGAGCACCCGGCGATGATTAAAGCCTTAGCCGACCGTAACTTTGCAGCAGGTATCAACCGATATGTTTTCCACGTAAATGTTCATAACCCTTGGCTGACCCGAAAACCCGGTATGACCTTGGATGGCATAGGTCTGTTTTTTCAACGAGACCAAACCTGGTGGAAACCCGGCCATGCCTGGGTAGAGTATGTACAACGCTGCCAATCGCTTTTGCAATTAGGCCGTCCAGTAACAGACATTGCCGTATTTACCGGCGAAGAAACACCTAGAAGAGCTATACTGCCCGATAGATTAGTACCCGTACTACCCGGTTTATTTGGTTCAGCCAGAGTAGAAAGTGAAAAGCTACGGTTAGCCAACAAAGGTACACCTTTACGCACTATGCCCATTGGCGTAACCAGTGGCGCTAACATGACCGATCCTGACCAATGGGTTAACCCACTGCATGGATATGCTTATGATTCGTTTAACCTGGATGCTTTGGTAAGTTTATCAAAAGTAAATCATGGCCGTATCGAGTTGCCTGGAGGAGCCAGCTATAAAGTGCTGGTTGTACCTGGTTCCCGGCGTATGGACCCTAACGGGAATCATTTGTCGGCAGCAACTTTGCAACGTTTACAGGAGTTAGTAGCTCAAGGGGCTACGTTGATTGTTAATCCTGAAATACCCATTAAACAAACCGGATCAGGACGCGTTATTGCTGCCCCTTATTTACAAGCAGATTTGAAAAGTGCAGGTGTTGACCGGGATGTTGTTTTTAAAAATTCATCGGATCTGAATGCTGAAGATATTGCCTGGACGCATCGTATATCGCCTGGGTTCGACATCTATTTTATAGCTAATTCATTGAACGAACAGCGTACAATCAACCTCTCGCTGCGGGTTGCAGGTCGTGTGCCTGAACTATTTGATCCTGTAGCGGGTACAACGAGGCCAGCAACCAGTTGGCAAATACAAAACGGACGAACTATGCTGCCGTTAACTTTGGCGCCGAATGGCTCCCTGTTTGTTGTTTTTAGAAAAGCTGCTACGCTGAATAAAAGCCAGTCTGCTAGTAATAATCAAATGGTAAGTAAGCCTCTGCAAACATTAACTCCAAATTGGCAAGTAACTTTTGATGCACAGTTGGGCGGCCCGAAAACACCGGTAACCTTTACAAATTTGCAGGACTGGTCACACCGATCAGAACCTGGCATTAAGTATTATTCAGGCACAGCAACTTACCAGCAAAGCTTTATCTGGAATGGTAAAAAGCAGAATGATGTGTGGCTGAATTTGGGTACGGTTAATAATTTGGCGGAAGTATATGTAAATGGTGTACCCTGCGGTGTAGCCTGGACGGCACCTTACCGGGTCAATGTAGGTAAAGCTTTACATACAGGGCTTAACCAGATTAAAATTGAAGTGACTAATACCTGGGCTAACCGGCTAATGGGCGATCATGCTTTACCGGCTGAACAGCAAATTACCTGGACTAACGCACCTTATCGTTTAGAAGGTAAACCATTGCTGCCAGCAGGTTTACTAGGCCCGGTAGTGCTTGAAGAGGTAAATTATTAA
- a CDS encoding RrF2 family transcriptional regulator, giving the protein MLSKKTKYAIKALILLGKNANQPPMQIAQIAELERIPKKFLEAILLELRKAGLLYSKKGAGGGYILNKDPKDIFLVQVLRITDGPIAMVPCASLNFYHRCDECHNESTCGIRNAFIEIRDATLEILSRTSIADLIAKENTLGAPLVS; this is encoded by the coding sequence ATGCTGTCCAAAAAGACCAAGTATGCTATTAAAGCGCTTATCCTTTTAGGGAAAAACGCTAACCAACCGCCTATGCAAATTGCTCAAATTGCAGAGTTGGAGCGGATACCTAAAAAGTTTTTGGAAGCTATTTTACTTGAATTACGTAAAGCAGGCTTGCTTTACAGCAAAAAGGGCGCTGGCGGTGGATATATACTGAATAAAGATCCGAAAGATATTTTTTTAGTACAGGTGCTGCGCATTACTGACGGACCAATTGCCATGGTACCTTGTGCAAGCCTGAATTTTTATCACCGTTGCGATGAGTGCCACAATGAGTCAACCTGCGGTATACGTAATGCTTTTATAGAAATCAGAGACGCTACGCTTGAAATTCTCTCCCGCACCAGCATTGCTGACTTGATTGCCAAAGAAAATACCTTAGGTGCACCGCTAGTAAGTTAA
- a CDS encoding DUF5703 domain-containing protein, whose amino-acid sequence MKTASLLFILLANLFVGKALAQSPELKQDNIIWNSQSKNAGESMPCGGGDIGLNVWVEKGELLFYLSKSGTFDENNTFLKLGRIKVKLSPNPFEGSDFKQELSLQTGSVNISGTHAGVTTQVKLWVDVFRPVVHVEINSNKPVKAETSYESWRYADRPLKGKENNQDSWKWANNPAIKTYKDQVNFTGNAIQFYHHNAATTIFDTTVVHEGLGSVKAQLFNPIKNLTFGGSLQAEGMQPAGTYSGQYLSTAYQGWKLQSVKATRKQEVNIYLHTEQTPEVNQWITGLHQVIAEAEQHQKQAETNTQIWWKEYWNRSFVFIDDNNHNSEAWQTGRNYQLFRYMLGCNAYGKYPTKFNGGLFTYDPQLTDSTVKLTPDFRNWGGGLMTAQNQRLVYWPMLKNGDWEMMKPQFEFYLRSLHNAELRSQVYWNHKGACFTEQVENFGLPNIAEYGLKRPADFDKGVEYNAWLEYEWDTVLEFCLMMLDTERYTGKDISIYVPFIESCLTFFNEHYQYLAHLRSNKTLDGNGHLVLYPGAGGETYKMAYNSSSTIAALQTVLTRLLELSNQYLSAEHRKEWETMLKRIPPIPFRSFDGHQTIAPAQVWERVNNVETMQLYPVFPWGVYGLGKPNLDIALNTWKYDTLAIKFRSGSGWKQDNIFAARLGFTDEAAQLTSFKLKDSGRRFPAFWGPGFDWTPDHNWGGSGMIGLQEMLLQTDGKKIYLLPSWPKAWNVHFKLHAPYNTTIEATVRNGKLENLQVWPEERKKDLINMLK is encoded by the coding sequence ATGAAAACTGCATCTCTCCTATTTATCCTGCTTGCAAACCTGTTTGTGGGTAAAGCGTTAGCACAATCACCTGAGCTGAAGCAAGACAATATTATATGGAACAGCCAGAGCAAAAACGCTGGCGAGTCTATGCCTTGTGGCGGTGGCGATATCGGGTTAAATGTATGGGTAGAAAAAGGCGAGTTGCTGTTTTACTTATCCAAAAGCGGAACTTTCGATGAGAATAATACCTTTTTAAAGTTAGGTAGAATAAAAGTAAAGCTATCCCCTAACCCGTTTGAAGGTTCAGATTTTAAACAGGAGTTATCTTTACAAACCGGATCGGTAAATATTAGCGGTACACATGCAGGCGTTACCACTCAAGTTAAGTTGTGGGTGGATGTATTCAGACCAGTTGTCCATGTAGAAATAAATAGCAATAAGCCAGTAAAAGCCGAAACTAGCTATGAAAGCTGGCGTTATGCGGATCGGCCACTTAAAGGCAAGGAGAACAACCAGGATTCATGGAAATGGGCTAATAACCCAGCTATTAAAACCTATAAAGATCAAGTTAACTTTACAGGCAATGCCATTCAGTTTTATCATCACAATGCAGCAACTACTATTTTTGACACCACGGTTGTTCATGAGGGTTTAGGTTCGGTCAAAGCTCAATTATTTAATCCAATAAAAAATTTAACTTTTGGTGGCTCCCTGCAAGCAGAAGGTATGCAACCAGCGGGTACTTACTCTGGCCAATACTTAAGTACCGCTTATCAAGGCTGGAAATTGCAAAGTGTTAAAGCTACCCGTAAACAAGAAGTTAATATTTACTTACATACCGAACAAACACCAGAGGTTAACCAATGGATTACCGGGCTACACCAAGTCATTGCTGAAGCCGAACAACATCAAAAGCAAGCCGAAACCAATACGCAAATCTGGTGGAAAGAGTACTGGAACCGAAGCTTTGTATTTATTGATGATAATAATCACAACAGCGAGGCTTGGCAAACCGGACGTAATTATCAGTTGTTCCGGTATATGTTGGGTTGTAATGCTTATGGAAAGTACCCTACTAAGTTTAACGGTGGCCTGTTCACTTATGATCCGCAGTTGACGGATTCTACCGTTAAACTTACACCTGATTTTCGCAATTGGGGTGGCGGCCTTATGACAGCCCAAAATCAGCGTTTAGTCTATTGGCCCATGCTAAAAAATGGCGATTGGGAGATGATGAAACCCCAATTTGAGTTTTATCTGCGTAGCTTGCATAACGCCGAATTACGTTCGCAAGTGTACTGGAATCATAAAGGTGCTTGCTTTACCGAGCAGGTAGAAAATTTTGGGTTACCCAACATCGCCGAATATGGCTTAAAGCGTCCTGCCGATTTTGATAAAGGCGTAGAATATAATGCCTGGCTGGAATATGAATGGGACACCGTATTAGAGTTCTGTTTGATGATGTTAGACACAGAGCGGTACACTGGTAAAGACATTTCCATATACGTTCCTTTTATTGAAAGCTGCCTGACATTTTTTAACGAACACTACCAGTATTTAGCCCATTTACGTAGCAACAAAACGCTGGATGGGAATGGTCACCTTGTTTTGTACCCCGGTGCCGGTGGCGAAACTTACAAAATGGCTTATAATTCCAGTTCTACCATTGCTGCCTTACAAACCGTACTTACCCGTTTACTAGAGCTTTCTAATCAATACTTGAGTGCCGAGCATCGGAAGGAATGGGAAACTATGTTAAAGCGTATTCCCCCTATTCCATTCCGTAGTTTTGATGGGCATCAAACCATTGCACCTGCACAGGTTTGGGAACGGGTAAATAATGTGGAGACAATGCAGCTTTATCCTGTTTTTCCGTGGGGAGTTTACGGCTTGGGTAAGCCTAATTTAGACATAGCTTTAAACACTTGGAAATACGATACTTTGGCTATTAAATTTCGTAGTGGCTCGGGCTGGAAACAAGATAATATTTTTGCGGCCCGATTAGGATTTACTGATGAGGCTGCCCAACTAACTTCATTTAAATTAAAAGATTCAGGCCGGCGGTTTCCGGCATTTTGGGGACCAGGTTTCGATTGGACACCAGACCATAACTGGGGCGGCTCGGGCATGATTGGACTACAAGAAATGTTGCTGCAAACTGATGGCAAAAAGATTTATCTGCTGCCTTCCTGGCCAAAAGCATGGAATGTGCATTTCAAACTACATGCGCCTTACAACACTACCATCGAAGCAACTGTTAGAAACGGTAAGCTGGAAAACTTGCAAGTATGGCCTGAAGAACGCAAAAAGGATTTGATAAATATGCTGAAGTAA